In one Candidatus Delongbacteria bacterium genomic region, the following are encoded:
- a CDS encoding nuclear transport factor 2 family protein — MRHGTILFLALLALGSAMGQPANSALNEAVRAAETAFARTMTERDLEGFASFLSEEAVFVGNSSLRGRKAIAEGWSVFFTEPEAPFSWHPELVEVLESGNLALSSGPVLDPGGKRVGVFNSIWRLESDGEWRVIFDKGCPVCEDEPDSGLDSNPDGEE; from the coding sequence ATGAGACACGGAACCATTCTTTTCCTGGCCCTGCTGGCACTTGGCAGTGCCATGGGCCAGCCGGCCAATTCCGCGCTGAACGAGGCCGTGCGCGCGGCCGAGACCGCATTCGCCCGGACCATGACAGAGCGCGACCTCGAGGGCTTCGCGAGTTTCCTGTCCGAGGAAGCTGTCTTCGTGGGAAACAGCAGCCTGCGTGGACGGAAAGCGATTGCAGAAGGCTGGTCCGTTTTCTTCACCGAGCCGGAGGCCCCGTTCAGTTGGCATCCCGAGCTGGTGGAAGTGCTGGAATCGGGCAACCTGGCATTGAGCAGCGGTCCCGTGCTGGACCCCGGGGGCAAGCGAGTTGGCGTGTTCAACTCCATCTGGCGACTCGAAAGCGATGGTGAGTGGCGCGTGATCTTTGACAAGGGCTGCCCGGTCTGCGAGGACGAGCCTGATTCCGGACTGGATTCGAATCCCGACGGCGAGGAATGA